The genome window AATGCTATGTGTATCCCGTAAACCCATTTTTTGTGCTCCTCCAAACTTGGATCGTACAGTtagtaattaaaaaaaacgtCTTTCTTTGTTATAGTTAAAGTTATGAAAATTAGTTAAAACGATGTAAACCAGAGTATAAGACTTCTGCAACCGATCATCTATAATTAGCACAACTCTCCTGAAGGGTGCTCCATCAGGACAGATACGAAATCGTTCGGTGTGGATAAGATTGGTTGCCTAAAGCAAAGAAAGTTCATTGGACAGCCAATCAGTTGATTGTCAACCTTGAATATTATTACTTGTGATTAGAATCGATAGAGCGACTGCTTCTAATTCGAATCTGTCCTGTTGCATGCAATGCCCCACATGAATATAATGATCCGCCTTGTTGCAACCAGTAAACAGCTATACATattcaatataaataaagataATTATACACAAAGAGATATCAAAATAGCGACCGAGTTGTGTCatcaataatttattgaacatTTTATCTTAGTTTCTTGCTGGTTGAATACTTGGAAGTGTTCCATTAACATttatcaaatacaaatacttggCTTGCCTTCTCGTGGGTGTTGTGTGTGTAAATACGTGTATATCCTACGCCTATACCGGACCTCAGTAAAGtaaaaaagcagcaaaaacgccaaaacatataaaaaatatatataatatacatttGTGTATTGTAGGTAAGTTACCCCAACCCAACCCCGACCGCCATTTAAATATCATTGGCCTAAACACAACCCACTAACGACCGCCGGTGTGcttattaaacaatttaaacaaGTGGCTCGTCAAGTGGGACCCCTGCCTTTAATTTACCTAAAATAGGACGCACTGGTACTGAGatagaataataataatggagtAGATACTTGGAGCGATTACCCACCCTCGCCCGGAAGCAATTGTCGAGCCGTTCATACAAATAGTTTGTACACAAAGTCAACCTAAAGCTATGCTATATTCTAAAGGGCAAACCGATATGAAGCTGTGCCATTATGGGATATCTGTTGTCCCGGATTTGTCCGTGGGTCAGTGACCCGCTGCCGTGCAATCTAAGACTGTCGCTTGGCGGTCGCCGTTCCTAACTACGATGAAGCGTTAATGTGTATGGGGGATCTGTGCATTGAATGGATGATATGTGTGCGTAAAGAATTGCTTAGCAAAAAACTGATGAGGGGAGATCCAGCTCACTGGACACGGGCTACACGTGAAAGTAGTCGTCCACTAGCAACTGTTCACTTGGCGTGAATGCTGACCCACTCAGCGGACTGCTCGTCTGCGTGTCCGACTCCTGATCCGTCTGCAGCGGCTCGTAGCCGGGCTCTATCCCACTGCTAGTGTTGGTCGTCGCTGTTGTCGTTGTCGCTGTATTGGACGCCGTGGTGAGATAGCACACCGACTCATAATTGGGATCCGTTTCGCTCCCCGTGCCCGTCAGCGATTCATATTGCGAGGAGATCGGCGTGCTGGTGGCAACCGTTGAAGAGTTAAGCGACACGGAATTGGATGTGGAGCTGGGCGATGTGGGGGTCAAGCGACTGCTGCTACTGCCCGGCGTTCCTGCCACCGCATTTTCCGCTATCCGTGCATAATGATCCGTCTCCGCAGCGGCCTTTGTCTCGAGGATGCTGGCATAGTTGTGGTTGGCATCCGCCCCTGGAATGGTGCTGTAGCCGGAGCCGTCAGCGTTCGCAGGTGGACGCTTCTTATCCAACACCTTCGCATAGCCGTCGTCAGAGTGAGCACGACTTTTGAGCACCTCGTAGTTAGGATCATAGTCGGACTTTTTGGCCTCATCCTCGCCGGTAGGAACAGGATGCGGTTGCAGTTGCTCGTAGCCAGGATCGTTGTTGCTCCTGGATGGAGGCGGTGGCGGTTGTGTCTGGTTAATAATAGTCTCGTAGTGCTTTGCGCTAGCGCTGATCgctattgctgttgctatCGTGACGGGCTGGGCAATCGCTGAAAGGGCGGCGAAAATAGCATTTCATTAGTCATGAGCTTGAACAACAGCATTTAGTCGAATTGATGAGAAGTGTTAATGGATGCACTGCAGACAATACTAACCACGGCTACTTCCAAAGAAAAACTCATGAAATTTTCGTTGTTTTAGTTTAAAAAACACGGGCATATTTCATTTTGGCATAGCAACTTAGTTTGGGATGGCATTTTAAGGGAAAAACAAGGAGAGACAGATAGATAGACAGGCAGATTAGGCATTAGGCAGGGATTAGCGACAAGGCCAGGGAAAAATGTAACGACAAATCGCAGGGATCAGCACATTTTACCCAGCAATCATCGGACAGGAACTGGTACAAAGGGACTTGTAAGAGCTGTCGACATACCTCCTCCTTCCTGCTGTCTTTCCTTTTGTAACATGTTGGCTGCATAGCAATCCGACTTTCGATTCTCGTGCATCATCTGTCCGTCGGCTGGAATCGTTTCATACCCATGATCCTTGGCTGAATAGCTGTTGCTCCGCACACGACCCTTCTGTGCATCCACCAACAAAGCCGCAGCACTGTCCAGCGGACTGACCCCCAATCCATCTTGCTGCTGTTTCCTTGCCAGAATAGGCGAGCTGTTTTGGGAGGACGGCGAGTTCCTCGAGAATTTGTGCTTTTTCATCACCTACGGTTAATAAAGGAGTGTTAGATGTGTTGTGTGGTACTGGCAGACATTCTTCTTACCTTAGCGTACATGCCCTCAATGTTTTTGTTGCCCTCGCCTTCCTTGGAGGGACTTAGACTCTTGCTATGCTTGCGCTGTGGCGACGCCTCTCCAGATTCCGCCTCGTGCCCTTCCGCGCCCGCTTCGATCACTGATATGACCGAATTCCGTCCAGACGCTAGGTTGCTAATACTTCCGGCCTGCAGATGGTGCGCCTGGCCCGCACTTGCCTTGGGTGTCGGTGGTAGTGGTGAATTCGCCTGACGCTTTTCAGGTTTAGGTGAGCCCAAATTGCAGACAGACGAGCTATTGTTCGACGAGGATGACGCCTGACGCGAGTGCATCTGGGCTCGCAAACTGTCCACAGGCGGTGGAACGGGCATAGCATGATCAGCACCACTGCTGCTGGTGGGTCGGACGGCGGATGTACTAGCGGTCGGAAGACTGCTGCTGTTATTGATCTCGACAGCCACCACTATGGGATTGGCCTGCATAGGCTGGATTTGCGCATACGTCTCCGATCCGCTAGTGTATATATCCGCGGCGTTGGCCTGATGACGGTTATTGGGATCCTCAATGGCCGCATACGTCTCATCTTAAATAGAAGAGTTAAATTACTAACTTAAGTTTGTTTTCTAAAATTAAAGTCAAGATACGTATAACATTGATATTGCCATGGAGAGATGTGGCATTTCTCTTGTGACTCACCAGAATCATCGGATACAGTGGCGTAGTGGGAGTCATTAACATCCCGCGATAATGTTGGGTTCCTGTTCGAGGGCTTCCCAGGTGGCTGTTGGGCCAAAATGTTGGCCAGCGGCTCCCTCACACTAATGCTTGTGTATCCCTCtgtgaaataaaacatttagcGATATGACATCATCTCCATTTTTACAGACTTACTCGACGAGTCTTGTGAGTCCCCGCTAAAATGTTGATTGGCGATGGGCGGCGTCATGTAGGGAAGATCTTGGCTAGCCGAAATCATGCCTGCAATCGCAGAGGCAGCTGGAATCTCAGCCTGCGCCGGCGCCGAGTCATTATGCTCTCTGGAGCCGTCGCTGTGCTGTGAGCTGCGGTGCATTGGATCTATACCATCGCTGGAGGATCCggccaccaccgccgccgccgcagctgctgctgtagAGCCGTGGTTGGCCGCATGAGACGTGGATGGGGCATTCAGCTGGGCATAGGGATGTTCGGTGCCCCGCACCTTGGCGTAGTCGTGCGGAAGACCCTTGACCCGCGAGTACGGCGAACTTACATCGTCCGCCTGGCTAATAGAGCTGTGCTGCGACACGCTGGTCTGTTTCTTCATGCTTGGTTGTGCTGTGGGTGTTATTTAAAATAGGTATTAAGAACGAGCTGATTTTATGGGTTTAAATACGACTTACGACTTTGGCTACGGGCATTGCGACCATCTACCAGTTGCTTGTCCGCCACGGTTTCGTATAGTTCGGACCCATTATCATTGCTCTCGGCCACGGGAATGTCAGGCAAACTGCGATGGGCTGCAGTGCTCGACCTGGAAATTCGTTATGGATGCGTTACTTTCAGCTCAGTTATGTAGACAGCAAAGTAATGGGGACTTACCGCTTCTCCGAGTCCGCATTGGACACCGTGGAGGCATTCAGCTCCGCCTGGGACTCGCTGTTGCCCACCAGATTGGTCACCACAATAACCTCATCCGGATTCTTCAGCTTGACCATGCCCTCCAGGCCCATCAAGTCATTTCTGTGGAGACAGAGGGTATAGAGAGAGTGGCGAGCGACAAGAGTGCATCCAACTGGAACTGGGCGGCGTAGCATTGGAGAAAGAGACCCACTTTCACTCTCTCGCTGGCCTGCACCGCCCTGTTCCCGCCAGAGCCACCGAAACGATGTGTATTGCTGATCCTCTGGGATATCGGGAGAACTTACTTGGGAATCCGCTTCTTACAGCAGAGACAAGCGCCCAGCATCACGATGAAAGTGAGCGTCAGGCTGACGGTCGCCAGGAGGTACGTGTACGAATTTGGGGCCTCCAGGCGCAGTTCCGACGTCGACGCCTCCACCATGCCCATGTCGGTGTGTGTACATATGCACTATGTACCCATAAAGCACTTGCACCGACCGctgcacatatatatatatatatatattaattttttaaacttttcGCTTAGCTaatattttcttgttttttggcCCACCAAACGAAAcagacaacaacaataatgcGACTGGCATGCGGTCATACTAGGTGCGGTCCTACTGGGTGGAGGGAAATACGCGTTTTGTGCCAGATGTCATATGGTCATACTATTTTTATCGTTGTTTTTTAACGGTTTATTCTTAACCCTTTACTGTactttgaaaatatttcaaagtTGCAATTATTCCACATGGCATTTTTAAAGATAAAAATAGATTGTAAATAGTTCAAAATTAAACTTGAGATTTTATTTATGTTCAAATGATATTTGGTATCAAAATTATATCTATGCTGAATAGCAGCAAGAATGAATATATTTGTGCGTTACACAAACATTTGCAATTAAATCTAATTTATTCGCTTGGCACTTTCActgtttcacttttaaataattaaagttcGGTGTGCTTGAAGATGGTTTTTTCAATGTTCTCCTGGAGCTTCTCCACTTTGCGAGTTTGCTTCTTCAGCTGATCCTCCATTTCCTCAAAGCGGCTGCTTTTGTCCTTCACTTTTTCTCCCTATAAATAATTGTTAGTTGGCTTACAAACTTGATTGATATTAGGAAATATATACCTTGTATTTCTCCTTTTGCAGAGCATGCTCGGCATGCAGGTGACGCAGCTTCAATAGGCGACTTTCGAAGTGATGCAATTCGGTTTTAATAGACTCCAGTTCTTTAACCGTAAAATTGCTAGCCTGGGCCACTCGCCATAGACCCTGAACCTTGGGTTCAATGAAGTCCTGACTGTGTGGACCGGAGGACACCAGACGTTCCAGCCTATCGTAGTGATCCTTGATGCCCGTGTGATGTCCTCGCAGAGTGTTAAGGTCGTTCTCGAAACTCTTCACGTTTTGAGCATGGGTTTTGATGTCGTTCTCATTGACATCATTCGAAATCAGATTATAGGTGTCCAAGTCTTCCGTGTTAATAGCATCTAACGAGAGTAAACAACGAAATTAATTGATGGGTTTCGTGCTGTATTTAGCCAAACTCACTTTCATGCTTGTCGGTGTCTACAGTGCCAATGTTTTCCAGCAAGCTGTAGTACACATCCACCTTATCCTGGTGATGGTCAAACTCCTGTTTCAAGGATTTCAATTCCTCTGCGGTAAAGCCGGAAATCTCGGCTTTCTCCCAAAGTCGGTTGAGCTTCTTGTCTTTGAAAAGACTCTTGTTTCTGTGTCGTTCCTCAGCGTCGTGGAATTT of Drosophila mauritiana strain mau12 chromosome 3R, ASM438214v1, whole genome shotgun sequence contains these proteins:
- the LOC117142583 gene encoding mucin-17, with translation MGMVEASTSELRLEAPNSYTYLLATVSLTLTFIVMLGACLCCKKRIPKNDLMGLEGMVKLKNPDEVIVVTNLVGNSESQAELNASTVSNADSEKRSSTAAHRSLPDIPVAESNDNGSELYETVADKQLVDGRNARSQSPQPSMKKQTSVSQHSSISQADDVSSPYSRVKGLPHDYAKVRGTEHPYAQLNAPSTSHAANHGSTAAAAAAAVVAGSSSDGIDPMHRSSQHSDGSREHNDSAPAQAEIPAASAIAGMISASQDLPYMTPPIANQHFSGDSQDSSKGYTSISVREPLANILAQQPPGKPSNRNPTLSRDVNDSHYATVSDDSDETYAAIEDPNNRHQANAADIYTSGSETYAQIQPMQANPIVVAVEINNSSSLPTASTSAVRPTSSSGADHAMPVPPPVDSLRAQMHSRQASSSSNNSSSVCNLGSPKPEKRQANSPLPPTPKASAGQAHHLQAGSISNLASGRNSVISVIEAGAEGHEAESGEASPQRKHSKSLSPSKEGEGNKNIEGMYAKVMKKHKFSRNSPSSQNSSPILARKQQQDGLGVSPLDSAAALLVDAQKGRVRSNSYSAKDHGYETIPADGQMMHENRKSDCYAANMLQKERQQEGGAIAQPVTIATAIAISASAKHYETIINQTQPPPPPSRSNNDPGYEQLQPHPVPTGEDEAKKSDYDPNYEVLKSRAHSDDGYAKVLDKKRPPANADGSGYSTIPGADANHNYASILETKAAAETDHYARIAENAVAGTPGSSSSRLTPTSPSSTSNSVSLNSSTVATSTPISSQYESLTGTGSETDPNYESVCYLTTASNTATTTTATTNTSSGIEPGYEPLQTDQESDTQTSSPLSGSAFTPSEQLLVDDYFHV
- the LOC117145009 gene encoding alpha-2-macroglobulin receptor-associated protein — its product is MVRSALVVAAIALSVLIALQGVDADKKQSKKYSKEANDPHFQQVKQEKYDPDFKSIQRPFRMAKLNLVWAKAQNRLTEPKLKSLYMELKIHDKEEIAWKQLNSQHKDKDGLKADELRRKLIGIMSSYDLLEHFDDTQDTEKLKPYKKFHDAEERHRNKSLFKDKKLNRLWEKAEISGFTAEELKSLKQEFDHHQDKVDVYYSLLENIGTVDTDKHENAINTEDLDTYNLISNDVNENDIKTHAQNVKSFENDLNTLRGHHTGIKDHYDRLERLVSSGPHSQDFIEPKVQGLWRVAQASNFTVKELESIKTELHHFESRLLKLRHLHAEHALQKEKYKGEKVKDKSSRFEEMEDQLKKQTRKVEKLQENIEKTIFKHTEL